The bacterium genomic interval TCGCGGCCGGGGAAGACGACACCCCGAAATGAACGCGGCCCGCCGGAACGCCGGCAGACCGCATCGGAATCGAGTGCTCGCGTCGGGGACGCGAAGACGTCAATTCGTCATTCTGTGTTCGGGAACGGCGTAGCCGGCGTTCAGCAGGGCCGTGACCACGTCGTCGATCGAGAGCTTCTCGTCGTCGAAGGTCACGCTCACGGTGTTCTCGTTCATGTCGGTCTCGACCGACGCCACGCCGAGTTTCTGGACGGCCGCACGGGCCTTCGCGGACGAGCCGCCTCAGGTGACGCCCGGCGTCTCGAGCACGTACGAGACGTCGGCGGCCGCCGCCGTACCCGCGAACGCGAGCACACTGGCGAAGGCCAGGATGGACTTCAGGATCTTCATCGGATCTCCTCCCGTCGGGAATACGGACGACGCCGGAGTCTGGTTTCCAGGCGCCGTCCCCCGAGAATCGGCCCGTCGGAGGCGTCGCTTGATGACGCTCCTCACGCTTCGGGGCGCGATCCCGCCATCGATCGGACCATTCGGGCGTCGTCGGGTCGGGCGAAGACCGGGTCAGGGTGCCGGCCAGGGCGTCAGCGGGAGCCCCGGGCTGGGCAGACCCTCGACCGCGCAGACCCGCCCCGGCGCGAGCTCGGTCGTGAAGATCGTGCGCCGATCGGCGCCGCCGAAGCAGACGTTCGTCGGATAGGCGCCGTCGCCGAGCTCGACGCGGTCGACCTCCCGGCCGTCGGGGTCGAACACGCGAATACAGTGATCCATCGGGCAGGCGCAGTAGAGCCGACCGTCGACGTCGAAGGCGAAGCCGTCCCCGGGCGATTCGCCGGGCAGCTGCTCGATCCACCAGTCGCTCTCCCCGGTCTCGCCGTCGATCCACATCAGTCCGCGTCCCTCGACGATCAACAGTCGCCCGTCGGGGGAGAGGGCGACGCCGTTGTCGTAGTCGAAGCCGCCGGCGAGCTTGCGCAGTCCGTTGGCGAGGTCGTAGCGCCAGAAGCGTCCCTGTCCGCCTTCGCTCTGGGTGCCGCCGTGGGGCGGGGGGTCGGTGAAGAAGACCGTGCCGTCCGGCGCGACGATCAGGTCGTTCGGTGCCTGGAGGCCTTCGTGGGCGAGGGTGATGACCTCGCCGTCGGGGAAGACGCGCTGGAGGCCGGGCGGGCCGGGGGTGTACGGGATCTTCGACGCGTCGAGGCCCAGGGCGTCGGCGAATTGCGTGAAGTCGATGCAGCCGTTGTTGCAGACGAGGAAGCCGCCGTCGCTCGCGAGCTGCGCGCTGTTCCCGCCGCCGAGGAAGGCGACCAGCTCTTCGGTCTTCCCGCTCGCGGGATCGATTCGCAGGAGCCCGCCGGGCGAGATTCGCGAGATGACCAACGTGCCATCGGGGCACCAGACCGGCCCCTCGCCGAGGGGCGCCGAGTTCGTGACGACTTCGTATTTCATGCGGTTAGGATGGCTCAGCGATCGGCCTGCTGCCGCCGGCCGGCGTTCTGATAGTCTGGCCGGGGGCGACGGCGCGACTCGCGCCGAGGACGAGGAGATTCGAGTGGGCGAAGCGGAAGGGCGCGGGCGATTCGAGGGGCGCGTGGCCCTCGTGACCGGGGCGTCCTACGAGCCGAGCATCGGACGCGCGACCGCGACCGCGCTGGCGCGCGAGGGCGCGCGCGTCGTGATCAACGGTCGGAAGGCCGAGCCCCTCGCCGAAGCCGAGTCGGTGCTGCGCGACGAAGGACTCGCCGTGCGCGCGCTGCGCGGTGATGCCGAGGACGAGGGTTTCTGCGCCGAGCTGGCTGCCTTCGCCCAGGACACGTTCGGGGGCGTCGACCTCGTCGTGCCGACGGTCGGTGGGATCCGGGCGCTCGCGCCGCCGCGGACGATCGACCGCGAAGCACTCCGAGACACCCTCGAGCTGAATACCTGGGGCCCGCTCGCGCTCACCCAGGCCGCGCTCGCCCACGGACTCTCCGAAGGCGGCGCCGTCATCTTCGTTTCCAGCGGCACGGTCTACAAGACCACGCCGATCATGCTGGCCTATGCCGCGGCGAAGTCGGCGCTCAACGCGATGACACGGACGATCGCGCGAGACCTCGCGGAGCTGGGGATCCGGGTGAACGCGGTCGCCCCCGGCTTCACGAAGACGCTCGGGACCGAGGATCTCTGGGGCGAGGACGATGGCGCCGGCGCCGCCGCGAGCCTGCCGGTCGGCCGGTTGACCGAGGCCGTCGACATCGCCCACGCCATCCTCTTCCTGCTCTCGGACGAAGCGAGACAGATCACGGGACAGATTCTCGACGTCGACGGGGGCAATCACCTGATGGGCGGCGGTGCGACGCCGATGGCGGACCGCACGTCGCGCGGCAGCTAGGCTCGGGGCGGAGGCTCGACATGTCCTCTTCACTTCGCTCGCTCGCCCGCCACGTCGTCTTTCCGGCGACCCTCGTCGCGATGCTCTTCGTCGGCGACCGGATCCTCTCGAGTGACCGGCCGCCCGAGAGCGTGATCGTCATCTGGTTCGGGCTGATGCCCTGGATCGTCTTCCTCGAACGGTGGCTGCCGCGCTACCCGGACTGGAACCGTTCCCACGGTGACGTCCTGACCGACGTGATCTACTTCCCGACGAACATCCTGATCGCCGGTGGCCTGTCCGCACTCTGGGCCGTGCTCTACCTGAAGGCGGCGATCGCACTCCAGCAGGCGATCGGGAGCCCCTTCTGGCCGGCGGCGTGGCCGGTCGCCGTCCAGGTCGTGTTCGCCTGCGCGATCGCCGAGCTCTTCGCCTACTGGCCCCATCGTTGGATGCACGAGAACCCGTTCCTCTGGCGCTTCCACTCGGTTCACCACTCGCCGAGCCGCGTGTACTGGTTGAACGGGCTGCGGGCCCATCCGGGAGAGCACGTGTTCCGTGGCTTCCTGTCCGGGATCCCGCTCGCCGTTCTCGGCGCGCCGCCGGAGGTCCTCGCCTGGTGGACGATCCTCACCCGCGTGGGCGGACTCTTCCAGCACGCGAACATCGACTTCGCGCTCGGGCCCTTCGCCTGGCTCTTCTCGATCGGCGAGCTCCACCGCTGGCACCACGCCGCCGCCAAGGACGAGTGCGACCACAACTACGGTGACACCTTCATCGTCTGGGACACGGTCTTCGGTACGCGCTACCTCCCGAAGGATCGCCCCGCGCCCGAGGAGGTCGGGATCCGCGGGATGGAGGCGTTCCCGATGAGCTGGTGGGGGCAGATGCGCGCGCCGTTCCGCTTCGGCGCGATCGCCGAGGAGAGTCGCGCGATCGCCGCGGATGCGGAGCCGGGCGCGCGCTAGTCCAGGGGGCGGGACTCCGACCGCGCGCGCTGGCGCGATCGCG includes:
- a CDS encoding SMP-30/gluconolactonase/LRE family protein, whose amino-acid sequence is MKYEVVTNSAPLGEGPVWCPDGTLVISRISPGGLLRIDPASGKTEELVAFLGGGNSAQLASDGGFLVCNNGCIDFTQFADALGLDASKIPYTPGPPGLQRVFPDGEVITLAHEGLQAPNDLIVAPDGTVFFTDPPPHGGTQSEGGQGRFWRYDLANGLRKLAGGFDYDNGVALSPDGRLLIVEGRGLMWIDGETGESDWWIEQLPGESPGDGFAFDVDGRLYCACPMDHCIRVFDPDGREVDRVELGDGAYPTNVCFGGADRRTIFTTELAPGRVCAVEGLPSPGLPLTPWPAP
- a CDS encoding SDR family oxidoreductase, with product MGEAEGRGRFEGRVALVTGASYEPSIGRATATALAREGARVVINGRKAEPLAEAESVLRDEGLAVRALRGDAEDEGFCAELAAFAQDTFGGVDLVVPTVGGIRALAPPRTIDREALRDTLELNTWGPLALTQAALAHGLSEGGAVIFVSSGTVYKTTPIMLAYAAAKSALNAMTRTIARDLAELGIRVNAVAPGFTKTLGTEDLWGEDDGAGAAASLPVGRLTEAVDIAHAILFLLSDEARQITGQILDVDGGNHLMGGGATPMADRTSRGS
- a CDS encoding sterol desaturase family protein, which codes for MSSSLRSLARHVVFPATLVAMLFVGDRILSSDRPPESVIVIWFGLMPWIVFLERWLPRYPDWNRSHGDVLTDVIYFPTNILIAGGLSALWAVLYLKAAIALQQAIGSPFWPAAWPVAVQVVFACAIAELFAYWPHRWMHENPFLWRFHSVHHSPSRVYWLNGLRAHPGEHVFRGFLSGIPLAVLGAPPEVLAWWTILTRVGGLFQHANIDFALGPFAWLFSIGELHRWHHAAAKDECDHNYGDTFIVWDTVFGTRYLPKDRPAPEEVGIRGMEAFPMSWWGQMRAPFRFGAIAEESRAIAADAEPGAR